One window from the genome of Trabulsiella odontotermitis encodes:
- a CDS encoding siderophore-interacting protein, protein MTKNTSRYPQRVRNELRFRELTVLRVERIGQAFQRIVLGGEALDGFVSQGFDDHTKLFFPQAGSVFTPPEVTDEGINWGEGVRPATRDYTPLYDAERHELAYDFYIHDGGIASRWALEANIGDKLVIGGPRGSLVVPEDYAWQLYVCDESGMPALRRRLLGLRQLPVTPQVTAIVTVADASYKDYLADLDGFNIEWVVGHNPAFVAERLAQVKVPSEDYFIWLTGEGGVVKSLLARFEEPSIDQQLVRSQAYWHSK, encoded by the coding sequence ATGACAAAAAACACCTCACGCTACCCACAGCGCGTGCGTAACGAACTACGTTTTCGCGAATTAACCGTGCTGCGCGTTGAGCGTATCGGCCAGGCGTTCCAGCGGATCGTGCTGGGGGGCGAGGCGCTGGATGGCTTTGTTTCACAAGGTTTTGACGACCACACCAAACTGTTTTTCCCGCAGGCGGGCAGCGTATTTACGCCGCCGGAAGTGACCGACGAAGGCATTAACTGGGGCGAGGGCGTGCGCCCGGCGACCCGCGACTACACGCCGCTGTACGATGCCGAACGCCACGAGCTGGCTTACGATTTTTATATCCACGATGGCGGTATTGCCAGCCGCTGGGCGCTGGAAGCCAACATCGGCGATAAGCTGGTGATCGGCGGGCCGCGCGGCTCGCTGGTGGTGCCGGAAGATTACGCCTGGCAGCTTTATGTCTGTGACGAGTCGGGCATGCCGGCGCTGCGCCGTCGCCTGCTGGGATTACGTCAGCTGCCGGTGACGCCGCAGGTGACGGCCATCGTCACCGTCGCGGATGCTTCGTATAAAGATTATCTGGCGGATCTCGACGGCTTTAATATCGAATGGGTGGTAGGCCACAACCCGGCGTTCGTCGCCGAGCGGCTGGCTCAGGTCAAGGTGCCGTCAGAAGATTATTTTATCTGGCTGACCGGAGAAGGCGGCGTGGTGAAATCGCTGCTGGCGCGCTTTGAGGAGCCGAGTATCGATCAGCAACTGGTGCGTTCGCAGGCGTACTGGCATAGCAAATAA
- a CDS encoding GTPase family protein: MNNSEGLKSFQQSLADLPQWVSERLLQQINQLTNYEPVIGIMGKTGVGKSSLCNALFAGDISPVSDVAACTREPLRFRLQVGDRYITLMDLPGVGESGARDTEYAALYREQLPRLDLVLWLIKADDRALTVDEHFYHQVIGEVYRHKVLFVISQSDKAEPTSGGGQLSTAQKQNISRKICLLHELFQPVHPVCAVSVRLQWGLKVMAERMIKCLPREATSPVVSQLHPSFRTTVVREQARSDFGETVGAVLDSISAFPLIPAPVRAVIQAVRTTVVSVARAVWDFFF, translated from the coding sequence ATGAATAATTCTGAAGGTTTGAAGTCGTTTCAGCAATCGCTTGCTGATCTGCCGCAATGGGTATCAGAGCGGCTTCTGCAGCAAATTAACCAGTTAACTAACTACGAGCCAGTGATCGGCATTATGGGTAAAACCGGTGTTGGGAAGAGCAGTCTGTGCAATGCCCTGTTTGCCGGAGATATATCACCGGTCAGCGATGTGGCGGCCTGTACACGTGAGCCACTGCGCTTTCGCCTGCAAGTCGGCGACCGCTATATAACGCTGATGGATCTGCCCGGCGTGGGCGAAAGTGGCGCTCGCGATACCGAGTATGCTGCGCTGTACCGCGAACAGCTTCCTCGCCTCGACCTGGTACTGTGGCTGATTAAGGCCGATGACCGGGCGCTGACGGTGGATGAACATTTTTATCATCAGGTGATTGGAGAGGTATACCGGCATAAGGTGCTGTTTGTTATCAGCCAGTCGGATAAGGCCGAACCTACCAGCGGTGGGGGACAGTTGTCCACGGCGCAGAAGCAGAATATCAGCCGCAAAATCTGCCTGCTGCATGAGCTGTTCCAGCCCGTCCATCCGGTGTGTGCTGTGTCGGTCCGTCTACAATGGGGGCTTAAGGTGATGGCCGAGCGGATGATTAAGTGCCTGCCACGTGAGGCCACCAGCCCGGTGGTGTCGCAACTCCATCCTTCCTTTCGCACGACGGTAGTCCGGGAACAGGCTCGTAGCGATTTTGGTGAAACCGTCGGGGCCGTACTCGATAGCATCAGTGCCTTTCCCCTGATACCCGCCCCGGTGCGGGCCGTCATTCAGGCCGTGCGCACCACGGTGGTGTCAGTGGCCCGCGCCGTCTGGGATTTCTTCTTCTGA